ATGAGCACTGAGAGCAACACTGCAAGGAGCACGAATTCTTCGAGAAATTTCATCCGCCCGTTACGGGAATTTTGGGCAATACCTCCAGTGCTGGCATTGTGCATGCAAGGATCCAAGGGGATGCCACAGAGGCCAGAGTTGTTCTCAAAACGGGATGCTGGGAATGTAATGAGCTGCCCTGACGTGGGTATTTCACCCGTCAGGTTGTTGTTAGAGACATCGAAGTCTGCTAGGAAATTTAAACACCCAAGTCCAGCAGGGATGACACCAGTGAGGTGATTGTGTGAGAGGTCAAGGACACCAATCGCCTTCAACCCTGTGAATGCATCTGGAATTGCACCAGTAAGGTCATTATGTCCCAAGTTAAGGACATCAAGATATGTCATGTTCCCCAGGCTTGCCGGAATTGTACCTGTAAGGCTGTTGTATGAGAGATCAAGAAAGATCATGCTTCCACTTTCATTGAAGGTGTATACTGTCATCCCAGTGTATATCCTCGTGGAGGCACATGAGTGCACAGCCGGGAACTGGGCCAGCCGCTCTGGACGGATGTCAAGGAACTCAAACAGCACTCCGGCACCAGGGCAGATGTTGCCAGCCTCATTCCTTAGGAATGCAAACTGCTTCCCAGAAACAATACCTCCAGTTATAAGTCCTGCCTGTGCTGCTAACTGCGGTGGTATTGCACCAGAGAAGTTATTGCTGTTGAGATCAAGCCAGATGAGGTTGCTACAGTGACCAAACTCTGCTGGAACTGGGCCAGAGAGTGAATTTTTGTGCAGCTGTAGAATGGCAAGCTTCTGGAGGTTTCCAAAGCCGGAGGGGACACTCCCAGTCATATTGTTGCCAGCAAGTGACAACCATATGAGATTCACACATGTGGTAATGGATGGAGGGATTACTCCAGTGAAGTTGTTGTAACTTATGACCAGTGTCTCCAATGTTTTGCTATTGGAGCATAGCATGTCTGGTATCTCACCAGAGAGATTGTTTGCCCACATGACCAGATCAACAAGCTTAGGAAGCAACATTACTTCAGACGGAATCTGACCAACCATAAGGTTGAAGCTGAGGTCCATCGACTCTAGATTACTGCAGCTGCCAAGTGATGGTGGCACAGTTCCGTTGATATAATTGTTCGGTAGGAGCAGCTTTCTGAGTGATGGCAAAGATGAACACAATTCAGGCATGATCTCTCCTTCCAACATATTAGACCCAAGATCAATAACTTCAAGCAACGGGCAGTCAGCTGCTAGTGTTGGCAGAGGATTTGTCCCTGTGATATTGTTGAATGGCAGTCTCAGCACACGCAGAGAAGAGATTTTGCTGATCACAGTAACCACAAAGTCACCAGACAGTTGATTGCTGCTGAGATCAAGCACCTCAAGCAATCTGCATCTTGAGAAGCTTGCTGGCAAACCACCAATCAGATGGTTGCTTGATAGGTCTAGTTCAACCAGCGTTCCGCACAAGAGGCTCAGCTTATCTGGGATTTCCTCAGTGAAGTTGTTCCCAGCAAGTGCAAGTCGCCCCAATGCTTGGAAGCCCCCCAGGAACTTCGGTAATCGTCCCGACAGAAGCTTGTTCCCAGACATGTCAAGTTCCTTCAGGTGGTGGCAATTGGCAAGACTTGGTGGCAACCCCATGGCACTCAGTCTGTTGTATGAAAAATCGAGCACAGCGAGGTTTGCACAACCACCAAACTCATACCTGGAGATGTCCCCAGAGATGTTATTCCCAGCAATGCTCAAGTATGTCAAATTGGCTGCCGCTGAGGTCAAAAGCCTGCCAGGGAGGGCGCCGGACATGAGGTTCCCTGACAAATCAAGAACAGAAACTTGGCTGCACTGTGGAAACTCAGGGAGCCGTCCGGTTAGCTGGTTGGCCGAGAGGTTGAGGTACTGAATACCATGGCAGGCATTCAGGGAGTAGTTCAGCAAGCCGGTATCTGACAGCTTGTTCCTGGACATGTCAAGCGTCCGCAGCGACGGCGGGAACGGAAAGCCCCCGCCGGTAAGGGTGTTCCTGGACAAGTTCAGCAGCTGCAGGCTGCTGCAGGACGCCAAGAACGCCCGGGGCAGCGTTCCGTTGAAGGCATTCGACGACAGGTCGACGTCCACGAGCACGCACGGCGGCGCTGTCCGCCGAGGCAAGGCCCGGTGGGTGAGGTTGCCGTGGAAGGCGTTGCCGCCGAGGAGGATGCTCTGGAGCGCGGGGAGAGCCAGCAACGTGTCTAGGTGGACGCGGCCGACGAGGGACATGCCACTGAGGTTGAGCGCGCGGACGCGGCCGTCCGCACAGGAGACGCCGGTCCACTCGCACGGCGAGCCGGGGCCAGAGGTAGAGTCAGGCTCGGCCCAGCTCGCGAGCCTGCCGGCCGGGTCGGCAGTCACGGAGGCGAGCTTGAACGCGAGCAGTGCCGCTGCCTCGTCGTCTGTCAGGGCAGCAACCGCGCGCGCCAGGTGAAGCAGTAGCAGGAGCATAGAGACCGGCGCCGCCATACGAGCGGCGCCCATGGATGCTTCTTCTTGCTGTCGAAATGATTGAAGAAGAACACAAATTGGCGCTCTGGATGGCTTCACATCGAAGGGGGATTAATCCTGAGCGAATTCGAGTGCGCCTGGAAGGGAAAGAACCAAGTTTGGTTAAAAATTAATTACATCCGATGGGGATCCCCCGCCCAGAACAACCCGGTGCAAATTTGCAGTTTGTAATCTATAAATGGATCGTTCTTTGGAGAAAAGTGGGGCAACAATACTTGGGAGGAAAGCGTAGGCACCCAGAAACATCTGAACAG
This DNA window, taken from Miscanthus floridulus cultivar M001 chromosome 13, ASM1932011v1, whole genome shotgun sequence, encodes the following:
- the LOC136501015 gene encoding brassinosteroid LRR receptor kinase BRL3-like yields the protein MGAARMAAPVSMLLLLLHLARAVAALTDDEAAALLAFKLASVTADPAGRLASWAEPDSTSGPGSPCEWTGVSCADGRVRALNLSGMSLVGRVHLDTLLALPALQSILLGGNAFHGNLTHRALPRRTAPPCVLVDVDLSSNAFNGTLPRAFLASCSSLQLLNLSRNTLTGGGFPFPPSLRTLDMSRNKLSDTGLLNYSLNACHGIQYLNLSANQLTGRLPEFPQCSQVSVLDLSGNLMSGALPGRLLTSAAANLTYLSIAGNNISGDISRYEFGGCANLAVLDFSYNRLSAMGLPPSLANCHHLKELDMSGNKLLSGRLPKFLGGFQALGRLALAGNNFTEEIPDKLSLLCGTLVELDLSSNHLIGGLPASFSRCRLLEVLDLSSNQLSGDFVVTVISKISSLRVLRLPFNNITGTNPLPTLAADCPLLEVIDLGSNMLEGEIMPELCSSLPSLRKLLLPNNYINGTVPPSLGSCSNLESMDLSFNLMVGQIPSEVMLLPKLVDLVMWANNLSGEIPDMLCSNSKTLETLVISYNNFTGVIPPSITTCVNLIWLSLAGNNMTGSVPSGFGNLQKLAILQLHKNSLSGPVPAEFGHCSNLIWLDLNSNNFSGAIPPQLAAQAGLITGGIVSGKQFAFLRNEAGNICPGAGVLFEFLDIRPERLAQFPAVHSCASTRIYTGMTVYTFNESGSMIFLDLSYNSLTGTIPASLGNMTYLDVLNLGHNDLTGAIPDAFTGLKAIGVLDLSHNHLTGVIPAGLGCLNFLADFDVSNNNLTGEIPTSGQLITFPASRFENNSGLCGIPLDPCMHNASTGGIAQNSRNGRMKFLEEFVLLAVLLSVLMMATLVVTVYKLRRPRESKTEEIQTGYSNSLSSPTSISWKLSGSREPLSINLAIFENPLRKLTYAHLHEATDGFSPEALIGTGGFGEVYKAQLKDGSVVAVKKLMHFTGQGDREFTAEMETIGKIKHRNLVPLLGYCKIGDERLLVYEYMKNGSLDVMLHEKGKTDASLDWATRKKIAIGSARGLAFLHHSCIPHIIHRDMKSSNVLLDDNLDAYVSDFGMARLVNALDSHLTVSKLLGTPGYVAPEYFQSIICTTKGDVYSYGVVLLELLSGKKPINPTEFGDSNLIDWAKQMVKEDRCNEIFDPVLTDTKSCESELYQYLTIACQCLDDQPNRRPTMIQVMAMFKEFQIGSGNFFLDGFSIDSDRGII